Part of the Aquimarina sp. MAR_2010_214 genome is shown below.
TGTTATTTGATTATTAGTATTTACAGTACAAAAAGAAAGTCCATTCAAGCTTACCTGAATGGACAATGTTTTTGATGTATTATCAATTATATTATTGATCGTTTGCACCATAAGTTCTTGGCCAGTTACCAGAAGTCATTACTTCAGTCATTGATCCTACAGAAAGAAATGCTCCATTAACTTCATCCACAGATCGTACTTCTTTTTCTTGAAATAAAAGATCTTTATCTAGGTCATATAGAAGTACATCTTTAGCTACTTTAGCTTCAAAAACCGGAATTCTTAGATCATTTTTGTTGATATAACCAGCATCCATTTCAAAATTAGATTCAACACCTTTGATAGGTATTTTTATCATATTCTTATGATTGCCTGATTTGAATAAAGAATCTTTTACAGAAGCATAACCAAGTGTGTCAACAATTACTGTATCTCTCGGCTCATCAATTTTTAATATCTTATTAAATCTAATAAAACTAGAATCTCTTCTTTGGGTTAATGTAAATTTAGCAGTATCTATAAAAGCAACTAATTTAACAGGGTCTTTGGTGAATTTTCCAGTTACTGATCTGTATGCTAATTGGGCTGTACGAATATCTCTTAAATTTTCAACAGCTTTTGCATATCTAGCTTGCTTTATTTTATTGAACTTTACAGGGCCATTAACAGAATTGTATACTAAGTATCCCAAAACCCCTATAATAACCCACAGAACTAATTGAACAACAATTTTCATTTTATGATTTAGCTTTAAACATTAGTGTATACGCAAATCTACAATTTTTTTTTAATCGTAAAAGTTTATTGCCAAAAAATCATCCTTATCTTTGATTTATTAATAGAGATATGAATCATATAGACAAGTTTTTTTAATGAAGGAAAAAGAATTTTATGAATTATTAAAAGAAGACTTTCCTTTTGAACCTACTATAAAACAAGATATTGTCTTACAAAAACTATCTTATTTTGTGTTGTCAGGGGCAAAAGATTCACTTTTTTTATTAAAAGGATATGCAGGTACAGGAAAAACTACTTTGATAGGATCTTTGGTTAAAAATTTGTGGAAAGCAAAATTAAATGCTGTTTTACTTGCTCCGACAGGTCGTGCAGCTAAAGTGATTAGTAATTTTTCAGGAAAACAGGCTCAAACCATTCACAGAAATATTTATTACCCCAAAAAGACTAAAAGTGGTGGATTAGCTTTTCAGCTAAAACAAAATAAAAGTCGCAATACTGTTTTTATTGTAGATGAAGCTTCTATGATACCAGATACTCCTAGTGATAGTAAACTATTCGAAAATGGGTCTTTACTAGATGATCTAATGATGTATGTGTATTCTGGACATAATTGCAAAATTCTTTTTATTGGCGATACAGCGCAATTACCACCTGTAAAACTTGAAGTAAGCCCAGCACTTGATCCTAATAATCTTGCAATGGGATTTAATAAAGAGGTTACCCAGATAGAGCTAGACGAAGTAGTACGGCAAGCAGAAAACAGTGGTATATTAATGAACGCTACTCGACTAAGAGAAATTATTAATGATGGTTTTTATGATTCTTTTCAGTTTCAGGTATCAGGATATCCGGATATAGTTAGGTTTTTTGATGGGCATGAGATTATGGATGCATTAAATGAAGCATATTCTAGTGTAGGGCATGAAGAATCTGTGATTATACTCCGTTCTAATAAAAGGGCTAATATTTATAATCAACAGATTCGTTCGAGGATACTTTTTCAAGAAGAAGAGTTATCACCAGGTGATTATTTGATGGTGGTTAAGAATAATTATTTTTGGTTGGATAATAAAAGTGAAGCTGGTTTTATTGCTAATGGAGACATAATTAAGGTCTTAGAGATTTTTTCTATAAAAGAATTGTATGGATTTCGTTTTGCAATAGTTAATGTGAATATGGTTGATTATCCAAACCAAAAACCTTTTGAGACCGTTTTGTTGTTAGATACGTTAACATCAGAAACTCCATCTTTATCATATGAAGAATCAAATAAATTGTATCAAGAAGTATTAAAAGATTTTGAAGATGAGAAATCTAAGTACAAACGATTTATGGGAGTAAAGAATAATAAATTTTTTAATAGCTTACAGGTTAAATTCTCTTATGCTATTACATGTCATAAATCACAAGGAGGGCAATGGGATAATGTCTTTATAGAACAGCCTTATCTTCCAGATGGGATTAACAAGGACTATTTAAGATGGTTGTATACGGCAGTTACCAGAGCTAAGAAAAAATTATATTTAATTGGGTTTAAGGATGATTTTTTTATTGAAAACTAAGATCAGTAAAAAAAAATATCAGATGTTTTAAGACTTTTTGTGATATAAAATATATGGTTGGCCCGAAAATTGATTTAAAAAAGTTATTTTTGCAATTCTAGAAAAGCAACAGATTTTGAACAAAAATACTTTAAAAACTATCGCAATGATACCTGCGAGATATGCTGCCACGCGATTTCCTGGCAAGCTAATGCAGGATCTCGAAGGAAAAAGCGTTATAAGAAGAACATACGAAGCAACCCTAAACTCAGGACTTTTTGATGCTGTGTATGTAGTTACCGATAGCGATGTTATTTATAAAGAAATTACTTCTCATGGTGGTGTGGCTATTATGAGTAAGAAAGAACACAGCTGTGGTAGTGATAGAATAGCCGAAGCAGTCGAAGAGATGGATGTCGATATTGTAGTAAATGTACAAGGAGATGAACCTTTTACCGATAGAGAGAGCTTAGAGAAAGTATTAAGTGTATTTTATCAAGAAGACTCTGATCGCATAGATTTAGCTAGTTTAATGACACCGATGGATGACTGGGATGATATTATGAATCCCAATAGTGTAAAGGTTATTGTAGATGAAAATAATTATGCATTATATTTTTCTCGAGCACCTATACCATACCCAAGAGATAAAGAAATAGATCATGTTTACCATAAGCACAAAGGTGTTTATGCATTTAAGAAACAAGCTATTTTAGATTTTTACCGTTTACCAATGCGTTCTTTAGAAGCATCAGAGAAAATAGAATGCATTCGCTATCTTGAATATGGTAAAAATATTAAAATGGTGGAAACGCACCACGAAGGTGTGGAAATTGATACCCCGGAAGATTTAGAAAGAGCAAAAAGAATAATTAATAAAGAAAATCTATTGAATCCAAAATCTATAATTACTCCAGAAGAATCTACTTCTATGCATAAGAATTTCCCAATGGTGCCGAAAGTGGTATTTGGGAGAGGAGCTTTTAATCAGATTGGTGGTATTATTGCGCCTGAACGAAACGGTGTTGCTCCTTTTATCTTTTTGGTAGATGATGTTTTTAAGAACAATACCTCATTTATTGAGGATAGAATACCATTATCTTATACCGATGAGATTGTCTATGTATCAACTGTTGAAGAACCCAAGACATCTC
Proteins encoded:
- a CDS encoding type II secretion system protein, which translates into the protein MKIVVQLVLWVIIGVLGYLVYNSVNGPVKFNKIKQARYAKAVENLRDIRTAQLAYRSVTGKFTKDPVKLVAFIDTAKFTLTQRRDSSFIRFNKILKIDEPRDTVIVDTLGYASVKDSLFKSGNHKNMIKIPIKGVESNFEMDAGYINKNDLRIPVFEAKVAKDVLLYDLDKDLLFQEKEVRSVDEVNGAFLSVGSMTEVMTSGNWPRTYGANDQ
- a CDS encoding ATP-dependent RecD-like DNA helicase encodes the protein MKEKEFYELLKEDFPFEPTIKQDIVLQKLSYFVLSGAKDSLFLLKGYAGTGKTTLIGSLVKNLWKAKLNAVLLAPTGRAAKVISNFSGKQAQTIHRNIYYPKKTKSGGLAFQLKQNKSRNTVFIVDEASMIPDTPSDSKLFENGSLLDDLMMYVYSGHNCKILFIGDTAQLPPVKLEVSPALDPNNLAMGFNKEVTQIELDEVVRQAENSGILMNATRLREIINDGFYDSFQFQVSGYPDIVRFFDGHEIMDALNEAYSSVGHEESVIILRSNKRANIYNQQIRSRILFQEEELSPGDYLMVVKNNYFWLDNKSEAGFIANGDIIKVLEIFSIKELYGFRFAIVNVNMVDYPNQKPFETVLLLDTLTSETPSLSYEESNKLYQEVLKDFEDEKSKYKRFMGVKNNKFFNSLQVKFSYAITCHKSQGGQWDNVFIEQPYLPDGINKDYLRWLYTAVTRAKKKLYLIGFKDDFFIEN